The following proteins come from a genomic window of Mycobacterium sp. DL:
- a CDS encoding MBL fold metallo-hydrolase: MAPVLTAITDRVHFAQTDLVNWTLVAGDDGVMMIDAGFPGSRADVLGSLGRLGFGVDDVRAILLTHAHIDHFGTAIWFAAEHGTPVYCHADEVGHSKREYLEQASPVDVAAHVWQPKWLKWSVSIIRKGGLNHAGIPTTAPLTDEIAAGLPGAPQMIPTPGHTGGHCSYVVDGVVVSGDALVTDHPVAPRRGPQLLPSLFNHDEDGCRRSLGVLAELDSEVLLPGHGPAWRGPIREAATQATTAEP, from the coding sequence ATGGCACCCGTGCTCACGGCCATCACCGACCGCGTCCACTTCGCACAGACGGACCTGGTCAACTGGACTCTGGTCGCCGGTGACGACGGTGTGATGATGATCGACGCCGGCTTCCCGGGCAGCCGCGCCGACGTGCTCGGATCGCTGGGCCGACTGGGCTTCGGTGTCGACGACGTCCGCGCGATCCTGTTGACCCACGCCCACATCGACCATTTCGGCACCGCCATCTGGTTCGCCGCCGAGCACGGTACGCCCGTCTACTGCCACGCCGACGAGGTCGGGCACTCCAAGCGCGAATACCTCGAACAGGCCTCGCCGGTGGACGTCGCGGCCCACGTCTGGCAGCCGAAATGGCTCAAGTGGTCGGTGTCGATCATCCGCAAGGGCGGGCTCAACCACGCCGGCATCCCGACGACCGCCCCGCTGACCGACGAGATCGCGGCGGGACTGCCGGGTGCGCCGCAGATGATCCCGACGCCCGGGCACACCGGCGGGCATTGTTCCTATGTCGTGGACGGTGTGGTGGTCAGCGGGGATGCGCTGGTGACCGATCACCCGGTGGCGCCCCGCCGGGGTCCGCAACTGCTGCCGTCGTTGTTCAACCACGACGAGGACGGGTGCCGCCGCAGCCTGGGTGTACTGGCCGAACTCGACTCCGAGGTGCTGCTGCCCGGACACGGGCCGGCGTGGCGGGGCCCGATCAGGGAGGCCGCGACTCAGGCCACCACGGCCGAGCCGTGA